A window of Aerococcus urinae contains these coding sequences:
- a CDS encoding DivIVA domain-containing protein, whose protein sequence is MQAKQVREKKFNSKMRGYDKKEVDAYLKELSMVMDNLETNNQYLQQELYDVNNQLDEYREREASVNRSIVVAQQAADRVRADSLNEADLIIQKAESEAQKLLQTAADKANTIVKEKSRLREMSRYYIFQMQGLINNAKEVLDDPQWQELFADQEEEKVETPVLDEVLAGENFQVRNQEADQLYQEALDEAKHKQAQKEFFDQASGDQPAQMPEEAQKLFDEEAEKLDSDN, encoded by the coding sequence ATGCAAGCTAAACAAGTGAGAGAAAAAAAATTTAATAGCAAAATGCGGGGTTATGATAAAAAAGAGGTCGATGCTTATCTCAAAGAGCTTTCCATGGTCATGGATAATTTGGAGACCAATAACCAATATTTGCAACAAGAATTATACGATGTCAATAACCAGCTCGATGAATATCGTGAACGAGAAGCCTCAGTGAATCGGTCTATAGTAGTTGCCCAACAAGCCGCTGACCGGGTGCGGGCGGATAGCTTGAATGAGGCTGATCTTATTATTCAAAAAGCCGAATCGGAAGCCCAAAAACTCCTACAAACAGCAGCGGATAAAGCCAATACCATTGTTAAAGAGAAATCACGGCTCAGGGAAATGTCGCGCTACTACATCTTCCAAATGCAAGGCTTGATTAATAATGCAAAAGAAGTTTTAGATGATCCGCAATGGCAGGAACTCTTTGCAGATCAAGAAGAAGAAAAAGTTGAGACGCCGGTATTGGACGAAGTCCTAGCTGGGGAGAACTTCCAGGTACGCAACCAGGAAGCTGACCAACTCTACCAAGAAGCTTTGGATGAGGCTAAGCATAAACAAGCGCAAAAAGAATTTTTTGACCAAGCTTCTGGAGACCAACCAGCCCAAATGCCTGAGGAGGCACAAAAACTATTTGATGAAGAAGCGGAGAAACTGGATAGCGATAATTAG
- a CDS encoding YlmH family RNA-binding protein: MTDSILMHFLSSEADFVDQVINWKNRVASSFQPFLSHFLDPREQAIVYSIIGKDEDLKVKDFGGYPQAEMRRMIIAPRYEEINDSDFNISLIQINYAAKFNHIEHRQVLGTLLGQGLQRNRIGDIIHSDLDWQFFIDASLIDFVNSQIQRIGKVSVKLEAVDFADRIQVEDPWQPLERSLASFRMDLVLSEGFNLSRSKVKSAIEAGLVKYNWMPLTNSAQTVTEGDILSLRHRGRLRLDKVLKVSKKGKYRVQLSRLENR; this comes from the coding sequence ATGACCGATTCGATTTTGATGCATTTCTTGTCAAGTGAGGCGGATTTTGTTGACCAGGTGATTAATTGGAAAAACCGAGTGGCTTCATCCTTTCAACCCTTTTTAAGCCACTTTTTGGATCCTAGAGAGCAGGCCATTGTTTATTCCATCATTGGTAAGGATGAAGACCTAAAGGTTAAAGATTTTGGCGGTTATCCTCAAGCTGAAATGCGCCGGATGATCATTGCTCCTCGCTATGAGGAGATCAATGATAGTGATTTTAACATTAGCCTGATTCAGATTAATTACGCCGCCAAGTTCAACCATATTGAACATCGCCAGGTCTTAGGGACTTTACTGGGACAAGGTTTACAAAGAAATCGAATTGGCGATATTATTCACTCTGACTTAGACTGGCAATTTTTTATTGATGCTTCTCTCATTGACTTTGTAAATAGCCAAATTCAGCGTATTGGAAAAGTCAGTGTTAAATTAGAAGCCGTTGATTTTGCTGATCGTATCCAAGTGGAAGATCCTTGGCAGCCTTTGGAAAGATCACTAGCTTCTTTTCGCATGGACTTGGTTTTAAGCGAGGGCTTTAACTTGTCGCGGTCAAAGGTAAAATCAGCCATTGAAGCTGGCTTAGTGAAATACAATTGGATGCCCTTAACCAATAGTGCTCAAACAGTGACTGAAGGAGATATTTTATCGCTTAGACATCGTGGTCGGCTGCGCTTAGACAAGGTGCTTAAGGTCAGCAAAAAGGGCAAGTATCGGGTACAATTAAGTCGTTTAGAAAATCGCTAG